From the genome of Caminibacter pacificus, one region includes:
- the maf gene encoding septum formation inhibitor Maf, translating to MLILCSSSPTRASLLKTYKIDFIQKSCDFDEDSIKSKDPYEFVVLASYGKFKECMKCFEKEDIVTADTVVSDGKNILRKAKDENDARRILLAQSGKEIRIITAMWVRLEGQKFGRIDETIYEFDKFDEKDLEEYIKSGEWRGKAGACMVEGFCKKYIKKVIGYESTAMGLCVEELLKIIGGKYAY from the coding sequence TTGCTGATACTTTGCAGCTCATCTCCTACAAGAGCCTCTTTGCTTAAAACTTACAAAATAGATTTCATTCAAAAAAGTTGCGATTTCGACGAAGATTCTATCAAATCAAAAGACCCTTACGAATTTGTAGTTTTGGCAAGTTACGGAAAATTTAAAGAGTGTATGAAGTGTTTTGAAAAAGAAGATATCGTAACTGCCGATACGGTTGTGAGTGACGGCAAAAATATTTTAAGAAAAGCAAAAGACGAAAATGATGCAAGAAGAATTCTTTTGGCTCAAAGCGGAAAAGAGATAAGAATCATTACGGCGATGTGGGTAAGGCTTGAGGGACAAAAATTCGGAAGAATTGATGAAACGATATACGAATTTGATAAATTCGACGAAAAAGATTTGGAAGAGTATATAAAAAGCGGAGAGTGGAGAGGAAAAGCCGGGGCTTGTATGGTGGAGGGATTTTGTAAAAAATATATTAAAAAAGTAATAGGTTACGAATCTACGGCAATGGGACTTTGCGTGGAAGAACTTTTGAAAATAATAGGAGGGAAATATGCATATTAG
- a CDS encoding phosphatidylserine decarboxylase — protein sequence MKKTEIILKEGYPFILTSGALFILSLLFGFSLFWQILFFALFAFFLYFFRNPARIPEDESPGAIISPSDGTIIEISEAISPITKKEAIKISIRLSIFDVHIQRAPISGEMSAREYIHGTFLSLNSEKASELNEQNRVLFQNEDTQIVVNQIAGFITRRIVMFRDLGPIKLAERYGMIMLGSQVDVYLPKNTIVKVTEFQKVYAGESLIGYVYEEN from the coding sequence ATGAAAAAGACGGAAATAATTCTTAAAGAAGGGTATCCTTTTATATTAACGAGCGGCGCTTTATTTATATTGTCGTTACTTTTTGGTTTTTCGCTTTTTTGGCAGATTCTGTTTTTTGCTTTATTTGCGTTTTTTCTCTATTTCTTTAGAAATCCGGCAAGAATTCCGGAAGATGAAAGCCCCGGGGCTATAATTTCTCCGAGTGACGGAACAATTATAGAAATAAGCGAAGCGATTTCGCCGATAACAAAAAAAGAGGCTATAAAAATATCGATAAGACTCTCTATTTTTGACGTTCATATTCAACGTGCGCCTATTAGCGGCGAAATGAGTGCAAGAGAGTATATTCACGGAACGTTTTTATCGTTAAACAGCGAAAAAGCGAGTGAGCTAAACGAACAAAACAGAGTTTTGTTTCAAAATGAAGATACCCAAATCGTAGTAAATCAAATAGCAGGTTTTATCACAAGAAGAATCGTTATGTTTAGAGATTTGGGACCTATAAAATTAGCAGAGAGATACGGAATGATAATGTTAGGCTCTCAAGTGGACGTTTATTTGCCGAAAAATACGATTGTTAAAGTTACTGAATTTCAAAAAGTTTATGCAGGTGAGAGTTTGATAGGATATGTGTATGAAGAGAATTAA
- the ftsH gene encoding ATP-dependent zinc metalloprotease FtsH gives MDNKNNKNNNFFNQNPLLLFIIFAIVIIVIFRSISPTATNTVFNNQTKQVMTYTYSDIKQLAKEGKLEYVAIGKNIVRAKLKDGEIITVQKVPNDPTLVETLDKYKVPYGAINDNNWLSDLIFGWIIPIFIFFAIWMFLASRMQKGMGGVLGFGSAKGLIKSEKPNVKFDDVAGNEEAKEEVKEIVDFLKNPDRYIELGAKIPKGVLLVGPPGTGKTLLAKAVAGEADVPFFAVSGSSFIEMFVGVGAARVRDLFNQAKKEAPSIIFIDEIDAIGKSRAAGGPMGGNDEREQTLNQLLAEMDGFDSNEPVIVLAATNRPEVLDPALLRPGRFDRQVLVDKPDFKGRVEILKVHVKKIKAGKDVDLEEIARMTAGLAGADLANIVNEAALLAGRKNKKEVNQEDFVEAVERQIAGLEKRSRRLNDKDKKIVAYHESGHAVIAEVTPEARKVKKVSIVPRGLAALGYTLNMPEEDKYLMQKRELIAEVDTLLGGRAAEEVFIGEISTGAGNDLERATDIVRAMVSMYGMTDVAGLMVLEKQTNRFLGGFAQQREYSEKTQEEVDKFIKEFLAQRYEHVKETLKKYAPVIEAMVKELYEKEVIEGSRVRELIKAFEEGRLEEETNSKKSEEKDEKNSENSETDSQKEENNEKDGNNS, from the coding sequence ATGGATAATAAGAACAATAAAAATAATAACTTTTTCAATCAAAATCCGCTACTGCTATTTATAATTTTCGCAATTGTAATAATAGTAATTTTTAGAAGTATCTCTCCGACTGCGACGAATACGGTATTTAACAATCAAACAAAACAGGTGATGACATATACCTATTCGGATATAAAACAACTTGCAAAAGAAGGCAAACTCGAATATGTGGCAATCGGTAAGAATATCGTAAGAGCCAAATTAAAAGACGGAGAAATAATTACGGTACAAAAAGTACCTAACGACCCGACGTTAGTCGAGACTCTTGATAAGTATAAAGTTCCGTACGGAGCAATTAACGACAATAATTGGCTTAGCGATTTGATTTTCGGATGGATTATTCCTATATTTATTTTCTTTGCCATTTGGATGTTTTTGGCAAGCAGAATGCAAAAAGGAATGGGCGGAGTTTTAGGTTTCGGTAGTGCTAAAGGGCTTATAAAAAGCGAAAAACCGAACGTAAAATTTGACGACGTTGCCGGTAACGAAGAAGCCAAAGAAGAGGTAAAAGAGATTGTCGATTTTCTAAAAAATCCGGACAGATATATAGAGCTCGGAGCGAAAATTCCAAAAGGTGTGCTTTTGGTAGGGCCTCCGGGGACGGGGAAAACATTGCTTGCAAAAGCCGTAGCCGGTGAAGCGGATGTGCCGTTTTTTGCGGTAAGCGGTAGTAGTTTTATCGAAATGTTCGTGGGTGTTGGTGCCGCAAGGGTTAGAGATTTGTTTAATCAGGCGAAAAAAGAAGCGCCGAGTATTATATTTATCGACGAAATCGACGCGATAGGAAAAAGCAGAGCCGCAGGCGGACCTATGGGCGGAAACGATGAAAGAGAACAAACTCTAAATCAGCTCTTAGCCGAAATGGACGGATTTGATTCTAACGAGCCGGTAATCGTTTTAGCGGCGACAAACAGACCCGAAGTTTTAGACCCTGCACTTCTTAGACCGGGGAGATTTGATAGACAGGTGCTTGTAGATAAGCCGGATTTCAAAGGAAGAGTCGAGATTTTAAAAGTTCACGTTAAAAAAATAAAAGCCGGAAAAGACGTTGATTTGGAAGAAATTGCAAGAATGACGGCCGGACTTGCGGGTGCGGATTTGGCAAATATCGTAAACGAAGCGGCATTGCTTGCGGGTAGAAAAAACAAAAAAGAGGTTAATCAAGAAGATTTCGTAGAAGCTGTTGAGAGACAAATCGCAGGACTTGAAAAAAGAAGTAGAAGATTAAACGACAAAGACAAAAAAATCGTAGCGTATCACGAAAGCGGACACGCCGTAATTGCGGAAGTGACTCCGGAAGCAAGAAAAGTAAAAAAAGTTTCAATAGTTCCTCGTGGGCTTGCCGCGCTCGGATATACGCTTAATATGCCTGAAGAAGATAAGTACTTGATGCAAAAAAGAGAGCTTATCGCGGAAGTCGATACGCTTCTTGGAGGACGTGCGGCTGAGGAAGTGTTTATCGGTGAGATTTCTACGGGAGCCGGAAACGACCTTGAAAGAGCTACTGATATCGTAAGAGCAATGGTTAGTATGTACGGAATGACGGACGTTGCGGGGCTTATGGTTCTTGAAAAACAGACCAATAGATTTTTAGGAGGCTTTGCTCAGCAAAGAGAATATTCCGAAAAAACACAAGAAGAAGTCGATAAATTTATAAAAGAGTTTTTAGCTCAAAGATACGAGCATGTAAAAGAGACACTTAAAAAATACGCACCTGTAATCGAGGCTATGGTAAAAGAACTTTATGAAAAAGAAGTAATCGAAGGAAGTAGAGTTAGAGAGCTTATTAAAGCTTTTGAAGAGGGAAGACTCGAAGAGGAGACAAACTCTAAAAAAAGCGAAGAAAAAGATGAAAAAAATAGTGAGAATTCGGAAACAGATTCTCAAAAAGAGGAAAACAATGAAAAAGACGGAAATAATTCTTAA
- the hisH gene encoding imidazole glycerol phosphate synthase subunit HisH: protein MIGIVNYNMGNLASVANAFKKIGAKAEIVSDSDKLKNYDKLIFPGVGAFGDAMEHLRETGLDEAMREYVKSGKYVLGVCLGMQLLFESSEEFGNHKGLGIIPGKVVRFDKKIEKTHKVPHMGWNKMFFQKNTPLFEGLENPYLYFVHSYHAVCEDEYVIGKTLYGYEFVSAVNKDNVFGFQPHPEKSHDAGLKVLQNFVNL, encoded by the coding sequence ATGATTGGTATCGTTAATTACAATATGGGAAATTTGGCAAGTGTTGCAAATGCTTTTAAAAAAATAGGCGCAAAAGCCGAAATAGTTAGCGATAGCGATAAACTAAAAAATTACGACAAGCTTATTTTTCCGGGAGTCGGGGCTTTTGGTGATGCTATGGAGCATTTGAGAGAAACAGGGCTTGATGAAGCTATGAGAGAATACGTAAAAAGCGGCAAATACGTACTTGGGGTATGTCTTGGAATGCAGCTTTTGTTTGAAAGTAGTGAGGAATTCGGTAATCACAAAGGGCTTGGAATAATTCCAGGAAAAGTTGTAAGATTCGATAAAAAAATAGAAAAAACTCACAAAGTTCCTCATATGGGGTGGAATAAGATGTTTTTTCAAAAAAATACGCCGCTTTTTGAAGGACTTGAAAATCCTTATCTTTATTTTGTTCATTCTTATCATGCGGTGTGTGAGGATGAATATGTTATCGGTAAAACTTTGTACGGATACGAGTTTGTTAGTGCGGTAAATAAAGATAACGTTTTTGGGTTTCAGCCTCATCCAGAAAAAAGTCACGATGCAGGACTAAAAGTACTTCAAAATTTTGTCAATTTATAA
- a CDS encoding 50S ribosomal protein L11 methyltransferase has product MKEIYYEYSIKTDKFKDEIENFLMERFFNGIEEKDNTLILRSEEPLDEIMEQLREYVKALEEIFSTRINFEINVEKKSNKDWVKLYQESIKPVEIDEFYIHPSWYPPKEGKINIIIDPALAFGSGHHETTRSCVKALKKYVKKDDTLFDVGCGSGILGIVANKLGAVVDACDTDPLAVESAKENFELNNAKYRKIFQGSAADSNETYDVVVANIIADVLVFIANDLKQRVNNILILSGIIDKYKDKVLDKYKDFELLEEIRENEWVTLILRKEVNG; this is encoded by the coding sequence ATGAAAGAGATTTATTACGAATATTCCATAAAAACTGACAAATTTAAAGATGAAATAGAAAATTTTTTAATGGAGAGGTTTTTTAACGGAATAGAAGAAAAAGATAATACGCTTATTTTAAGAAGCGAAGAACCTCTTGATGAGATTATGGAGCAATTAAGAGAGTATGTTAAGGCTTTGGAAGAGATTTTTTCCACACGGATAAATTTCGAAATAAACGTTGAGAAAAAATCGAATAAAGATTGGGTAAAACTTTATCAAGAATCGATAAAACCCGTAGAAATAGACGAATTTTATATTCATCCCTCCTGGTATCCCCCAAAAGAAGGTAAAATCAATATTATTATCGACCCGGCTCTCGCTTTTGGGAGCGGTCATCACGAAACTACAAGAAGCTGCGTAAAAGCGTTAAAAAAATATGTCAAAAAAGATGATACTCTTTTTGATGTGGGATGCGGTAGCGGAATTTTGGGAATTGTCGCAAATAAACTCGGAGCAGTCGTAGATGCTTGCGATACCGACCCGCTCGCAGTGGAAAGTGCAAAAGAAAATTTCGAATTAAACAACGCAAAATATAGAAAAATATTTCAAGGTAGCGCCGCAGACTCAAATGAAACCTATGACGTTGTCGTAGCCAATATTATTGCGGATGTTTTGGTGTTTATCGCTAACGATTTGAAACAAAGAGTTAATAATATTTTAATACTATCGGGTATAATTGACAAGTACAAAGACAAAGTGCTTGATAAATACAAAGATTTCGAACTTTTAGAGGAGATAAGAGAAAACGAGTGGGTGACATTAATATTAAGAAAGGAAGTTAATGGATAA
- a CDS encoding PDC sensor domain-containing protein produces MHIREIKDFQKIRKEARAYFCYLLQRNLPNKLPEITIDVVVDGLEKIVHELPFANAAYVLDAKGMQISRMITLKNEYQETMVEVNQANRTYFYKAVKEKKCILTDPYPSLVGGDMVVSAAYPIFNNKGELLYVAVIDIPLRELLKFMHEEKGEKWFHNFNRVVYGLFSLALFSIVVLLFIDGVKMFFSYNLAQLDVKKMFESTILLTLSLALFDLVKTLVSEEVIEEKEEHPFAIHKTMIKFLGSIVIALAIEGLMLVFKFAMIAPQKLMYAAVLLAAVTFLLIGLAYYMKSVGKDIKD; encoded by the coding sequence ATGCATATTAGAGAGATTAAAGATTTTCAAAAAATTAGAAAAGAAGCAAGGGCTTATTTTTGTTATCTCTTGCAAAGAAATTTGCCTAATAAATTACCGGAAATTACAATTGACGTAGTAGTTGACGGGCTTGAAAAGATAGTGCATGAACTTCCTTTTGCAAATGCAGCGTATGTGCTTGATGCGAAAGGAATGCAAATCTCAAGAATGATTACATTAAAAAATGAATATCAAGAGACTATGGTTGAGGTAAACCAAGCCAATAGGACGTATTTTTATAAAGCGGTAAAAGAGAAAAAATGTATTTTAACCGACCCTTATCCGAGTCTTGTAGGTGGAGATATGGTTGTTAGTGCGGCGTATCCTATTTTTAATAATAAAGGTGAATTGTTATACGTTGCCGTTATCGATATTCCTTTAAGAGAACTTTTAAAATTTATGCATGAAGAAAAAGGCGAAAAGTGGTTTCATAATTTCAATAGAGTGGTTTACGGACTTTTTAGTTTGGCGCTTTTTAGTATTGTTGTGTTATTATTTATCGACGGCGTTAAGATGTTTTTTTCTTATAATCTCGCACAGCTTGACGTTAAGAAGATGTTTGAATCTACAATTCTTTTGACTCTTTCTCTTGCGCTTTTCGATTTGGTAAAAACGCTTGTCAGCGAAGAAGTTATAGAAGAAAAAGAAGAACATCCTTTCGCTATTCACAAAACTATGATTAAGTTTTTGGGAAGTATCGTTATCGCTCTTGCGATTGAGGGGCTTATGCTCGTATTCAAATTTGCTATGATTGCACCTCAAAAACTTATGTATGCGGCCGTTTTATTAGCAGCGGTTACGTTTTTGCTTATAGGTCTTGCATATTATATGAAATCCGTCGGAAAAGATATTAAGGACTGA
- the pssA gene encoding CDP-diacylglycerol--serine O-phosphatidyltransferase translates to MKRINLAYLLPNFFTALSAFFGVMAIIASSQQKFEKAFIYIVLSLIADGLDGRVARMTNTTSKFGVEFDSLADLVAFGVAPAMMLFFAAGHEFGRFGALVSGLYVVFGAIRLARFNVTTGELDPRYFIGLPIPTAAVVLSSWIMLDLKYEGGLSLLLEIGALFLAFLMVSNFRYPSFKKIDFNKSVALKVLVGIILVASLIYLFPIEAIAGILTIYTFYGFVRGILNYSKAIKKSN, encoded by the coding sequence ATGAAGAGAATTAATTTAGCGTATCTTTTGCCGAATTTTTTTACGGCTCTTAGCGCTTTTTTCGGAGTGATGGCAATAATTGCTTCGTCACAGCAAAAGTTTGAAAAAGCTTTTATTTATATTGTTTTGAGTCTTATTGCCGACGGGCTTGACGGAAGAGTGGCGAGAATGACCAACACGACTTCCAAATTCGGAGTGGAGTTCGATTCTCTTGCGGATTTGGTGGCGTTCGGAGTAGCGCCTGCTATGATGCTCTTTTTTGCCGCAGGGCATGAGTTCGGTAGATTCGGAGCGCTTGTTAGCGGTCTTTATGTTGTTTTCGGGGCGATAAGACTTGCGAGGTTTAATGTTACGACAGGTGAGCTTGACCCGAGATATTTCATAGGGTTGCCTATTCCTACCGCGGCTGTAGTGCTGAGTAGCTGGATTATGCTCGATTTGAAATATGAGGGAGGTTTGAGCTTACTTCTTGAAATAGGAGCGCTGTTTTTGGCGTTTTTGATGGTGAGTAATTTCAGATATCCGAGTTTTAAAAAGATAGATTTCAATAAAAGCGTAGCTTTGAAAGTGCTTGTAGGTATTATTTTGGTCGCTTCTTTGATATACTTATTTCCGATTGAAGCGATAGCGGGAATACTTACGATTTATACGTTTTACGGGTTTGTGCGAGGAATTTTGAACTATAGTAAAGCAATAAAGAAAAGTAATTAA
- the hisA gene encoding 1-(5-phosphoribosyl)-5-[(5-phosphoribosylamino)methylideneamino]imidazole-4-carboxamide isomerase gives MIVFPAIDLKDGQAVRLTKGLMESAKVYSNEPWELAKRFEDMGAKWLHIVDLNGAFAGEPKNIDQIEKIRKNTNLKIQLGGGIRDEETIKRYLDLGINRLILGSIAAREPEKVIELAKKYPIAVGIDAKDGYVAVDGWGKSEGIKATELAEKFKNSDIECIIATDISKDGTLQGLNIDFILEVMKASNKPVIASGGVASEEDIIKVKQNDIYGVIIGKAFYEGKIDLAQILKLQ, from the coding sequence ATGATTGTTTTTCCCGCGATAGATTTAAAGGACGGACAAGCCGTTAGGCTTACAAAAGGATTAATGGAAAGTGCTAAAGTATATAGCAACGAGCCTTGGGAACTTGCCAAAAGATTTGAGGATATGGGCGCTAAATGGCTTCATATCGTTGATTTAAACGGAGCATTTGCCGGTGAGCCTAAAAATATAGACCAGATTGAAAAAATAAGAAAAAATACGAATCTGAAAATCCAACTCGGCGGTGGAATCAGAGATGAAGAGACTATAAAAAGATATCTTGATTTGGGGATTAACAGACTCATTTTAGGAAGTATTGCGGCAAGAGAACCTGAAAAAGTAATAGAACTTGCAAAAAAATATCCTATTGCTGTTGGAATCGATGCAAAAGACGGATACGTAGCGGTTGACGGATGGGGTAAGAGTGAAGGAATAAAAGCGACAGAACTTGCCGAAAAATTTAAAAATAGCGATATCGAATGTATTATCGCTACCGATATAAGCAAAGACGGAACTCTTCAAGGTCTTAATATAGATTTTATTCTTGAAGTTATGAAAGCTTCGAACAAACCTGTTATCGCAAGCGGCGGTGTCGCAAGCGAGGAAGATATCATAAAAGTAAAACAAAACGACATCTACGGAGTAATAATCGGAAAAGCCTTCTACGAAGGAAAAATAGACCTGGCACAAATTTTAAAACTTCAATAA
- a CDS encoding response regulator: MGKILVVDDAKTMRRIIKNSLIKLGFNEADILEAEDGVKAWELFQQYKDEIDAVLTDWNMPNMNGLELVKKIRNFEQEQGILGKGANFIKDIKAGKGVKIIMITTEGGKESVIEAVKAGVNNYIVKPFNIQKLKEKLQMIKLIGAA; the protein is encoded by the coding sequence ATGGGAAAAATATTAGTTGTTGATGATGCTAAAACCATGAGGAGGATTATCAAAAACTCATTAATAAAATTAGGATTTAACGAAGCGGATATTTTAGAAGCCGAAGACGGAGTAAAAGCTTGGGAACTTTTCCAGCAATATAAAGACGAAATCGACGCGGTGCTTACGGATTGGAATATGCCTAATATGAACGGACTTGAACTTGTGAAAAAAATAAGAAATTTTGAGCAGGAACAAGGTATTTTAGGTAAAGGCGCTAACTTTATCAAAGATATAAAAGCCGGAAAAGGCGTAAAAATTATTATGATTACCACAGAAGGTGGTAAAGAAAGCGTAATTGAGGCGGTAAAAGCCGGAGTAAATAACTATATCGTTAAACCGTTCAATATTCAAAAACTAAAAGAAAAACTTCAAATGATAAAATTAATAGGAGCGGCTTAA